From the Excalfactoria chinensis isolate bCotChi1 chromosome 1, bCotChi1.hap2, whole genome shotgun sequence genome, one window contains:
- the GGACT gene encoding gamma-glutamylaminecyclotransferase isoform X1, translating into MGYMCSLGTMARVFVYGTLKKGQPNYKHMINTAKGIAKYQGRGRTVEKYPLVIAGKYNIPYMLNIPGSGYHIAGEIYTVDDQMLRFLDEFEGCPDMYQRTTMRIEVVEWEGKSGTAEVRPASSGVIECFVYNTSTYQPEWVQLPYHDNYDSSGTHGLSYVLRENRD; encoded by the coding sequence gTACGATGGCTCGTGTCTTTGTGTACGGCACGCTTAAAAAGGGCCAGCCCAACTACAAGCACATGATCAACACCGCCAAGGGGATCGCAAAGTACCAAGGAAGGGGCCGCACAGTGGAAAAATACCCTCTGGTGATCGCGGGGAAGTACAACATCCCCTACATGCTCAACATCCCGGGCAGCGGATACCACATCGCAGGGGAGATTTACACTGTGGATGACCAGATGCTGCGGTTCCTTGATGAATTCGAAGGCTGCCCGGACATGTACCAGCGCACAACCATGAGAATCGAGGTGGTGGAGTGGGAGGGGAAGAGCGGCACAGCTGAGGTGCGACCAGCCAGCAGCGGGGTGATAGAGTGCTTTGTGTACAACACCAGCACCTACCAGCCTGAGTGGGTCCAGCTGCCCTACCATGACAATTACGATTCCTCCGGGACCCACGGCCTCTCCTACGTGCTACGAGAGAACAGAGATTGA
- the GGACT gene encoding gamma-glutamylaminecyclotransferase isoform X2, whose translation MARVFVYGTLKKGQPNYKHMINTAKGIAKYQGRGRTVEKYPLVIAGKYNIPYMLNIPGSGYHIAGEIYTVDDQMLRFLDEFEGCPDMYQRTTMRIEVVEWEGKSGTAEVRPASSGVIECFVYNTSTYQPEWVQLPYHDNYDSSGTHGLSYVLRENRD comes from the coding sequence ATGGCTCGTGTCTTTGTGTACGGCACGCTTAAAAAGGGCCAGCCCAACTACAAGCACATGATCAACACCGCCAAGGGGATCGCAAAGTACCAAGGAAGGGGCCGCACAGTGGAAAAATACCCTCTGGTGATCGCGGGGAAGTACAACATCCCCTACATGCTCAACATCCCGGGCAGCGGATACCACATCGCAGGGGAGATTTACACTGTGGATGACCAGATGCTGCGGTTCCTTGATGAATTCGAAGGCTGCCCGGACATGTACCAGCGCACAACCATGAGAATCGAGGTGGTGGAGTGGGAGGGGAAGAGCGGCACAGCTGAGGTGCGACCAGCCAGCAGCGGGGTGATAGAGTGCTTTGTGTACAACACCAGCACCTACCAGCCTGAGTGGGTCCAGCTGCCCTACCATGACAATTACGATTCCTCCGGGACCCACGGCCTCTCCTACGTGCTACGAGAGAACAGAGATTGA